The genomic window AAGTCACTTTGCTACCAATTGCCTGCGCTGCATCTTGAACACTTGACACTGGTCATTTCCCCCCTTCTGGCCCTCATGCAGGACCAGCTTGATTTCTTAAAAAGCAAGAACATTCCAGCCGCATCTATTGACTCCACCCAAAGCCGGGAAGAGGCAAGTACCGTCATGGAGGATGTGCGGCAAGGCAGAACCAGGATTTTGATGATTTCTGTAGAGCGGCTGAAAAATGAGCATTTTCGTAATTTTATAGTCAAAGTTCCTATTTCGCTGCTCGTTGTTGATGAAGCGCATTGCATATCCGAGTGGGGCCATAATTTCAGGCCCGATTACCTTAAACTGCCCGACTATCAGAAGGCCTTTAATATTCCGCAAGCACTGCTGCTTACGGCAACGGCAACACCCCGGGTAATTGAGGATATGAGTAAAAAATTTTCCATCGACAAAGAGCAGGTTGTGCGGACAGGCTTTTATCGCCCCAACCTTAATCTTAGTGTAGAACCGGCAGAAGAAAAGGAAAAAGACCGGCTTTTGAGTAACTGGCTGGATAAAAGAAAAGAGGAACCTACCATTGTCTACGTTACCTTGCAGCAAACAGCCGAACATGTGGCCAAAAAACTGGCTAGTTACGGCATTAAGGCAAGGGCCTATCATGCAGGGATGAAAAGTGAAGTGCGCGAGGAAGTACAACTTGCCTTTATGCAGGGAAAAACAAACTGCATTGTAGCCACCATCGCCTTTGGTATGGGTATTGATAAAAGCAATATTCGCAACATCATTCATTATGACCTGCCAAAATCGATTGAAAGTTATTCACAGGAAATAGGTAGGGCCGGACGGGATGGACGCGAATCGAACTGCCTTGTACTGGCAAAGGGCAGCAACCTCAATGTCCTTGAAAACTTCATCTACGGTGACACACCGGAAAAGGAAGGTATTCTAAAGGTATTGGCAGAGATTAAGGCGGCGCATCAAAACTGGGAAACCCGAATAGTATCACTTTCTGCATCCTCTAATATTCGTCAACTGCCGCTAAAAACATTACTCGTTTACCTGGAGATGAAGCAGGTTATAAAACCGCTTTATTCCTACTTTTCAGAAATTCGTTTTAAGCTCCTCATAGCAGAAGAGGAATTAATTGATACATTCAAGGGAGAACGGCGGGATTTTGTTCAGTCAATACTCAAGGGCTCCCAAAAGGCCAAAATCTGGTATACCCTGGATTTCGAGACGCTCTATGAGCAGTACGGCGCTGAGCGAAGCCGTGTGGTAACGGCCCTGGAATACTTTCATGACAAGGGCTATGTCTTTCTGGAAAGCAAACAAATGACTGATGTTTATGAAGTGCTCACCCCTGACCTGCAAGTTGATTCACTGGCAGAGGCGCTTTTCAGACATTTTAAGGAAAAAGAAAGAACCGAGATCAAGCGTATTGCTTCTATGGTGAGACTCTTTGAAAGTGATAAATGCATTAATGGGCAGCTGTCTGTCTATTTCGGAGATGAGAAAGCACCCGAAAGGTGCGGTCATTGCTCTGTCTGTAAAGGCCAGGTAGCGGCGATTGCCACTGAAGAATCTCTTGCGCCGCTATCTGAAGTCTCTTTTAATAAACTCATCAAAACCTTCTTTTCCAAACTGAACAATAAACCTTCAACTGATATGATAACCCGCTTTTTATGCGGTATTCCAGCACCCCAATTTTCTTCTATCAAGGCACGTTCACTACCCGGCTTTGGAACTCTTTCTTCTTACCGCTATCATGACGTATTAAAGTGGGTCAATAATCATGGAGAGTAAAGAATCCACGACCAGAGAACGTAGCCTTGCTTGAGCCCTAAAAGGGCTTGCTTTTCCTTCCCATTAAAACGCAGCCGAGTGTAGCCGTTGACTGAGGATGAAGGGCACAAACTGTCTGAGCGAAGCGAGTTTTTGTGCCCGCCGAAGGCAACGGTGGAAGGAGGGGAGTTCCGCCTTGGCGGGACCAAGTTTAGTAACTTAGAAATAACTTTCTGTTTCTTTTTACAGGAAGTTATTTCGTTAAGGCACTTATCCGGTTTTAACCGGGCTTTGGGCGGCCTTTCTTTTGTTACTTTTCTTTGTCCGCAAAAGAAAAGTAAAATTATTATGGCATACCCTTTTAACTCTACCCCCGCACAAAGGACGGGGATTTCAAAGATTAATTAAAAGGAAGGTTTGATTTCATTATAGAATACTCTTATTTGACTCCTCTTTGATTCAGGAAGGCCCCGAACTTCATGTCTCTGTTCATAATATGATTAATGATCCACTTTATGAGGAAGTTGAGCACATCACGGCTAACAGCAGATTTTTCAACCTGATGCTTCTGGCAGAAATCTTTAAGTTTGCCTGTAAATTCCTTGTGGAGTTCAAGGTGTTCATCCCGCTCCGGATAACTATACTTTAGCATTAGTTCCCGCTCTTTTGAAAAATGGTAATCCGTATATTTAATCAGTTCAACGAGTATCTCTTTTTCCTCTTCCACCGCCTTGTCGGACTGAAATGTATCGTATAATGATTTAATGATGGAAATAAGTTTTTTATGCTGCTCGTCAATTTCCCCCACATTTACTTCCATCGCTTCATTCCACTGCATAGAGATTGGCATCTTTACAGGCCTCCCTTATTTATTTTCCGTCCATGAATCATCTATCCCGGCAACCAGTACCTTACAGTCGGACAGGGCGACAACAGGCCCTCCCCCGGCCCCATTGCTATCCTCTTCTCCTTACCATTGAAAATGGGGTTCACCCTTGCTGCAATAAAGGAATAACAAAATTATAAACAAAGCCTGACTTTTTTGAAATAGATAATTATGATTTTCATTCATAAGAAAAACAGGCCTCTTTCAGGGCAGCGGGAATGAGTAAGGAGCAGTATAGTATGAATCAATTCCAGACATTTGCCAATCGTCACATTCAAACATGGCTTCAATAAAAACTTAAATACTATTTTGCAGCTGCAAAAGTGTTTGAGACTTGTTCTATCTTCCATTTTCTGCTATCCTTACCCCTATGAATTTTGAAACGATTGAGGTTGGACCCCTCCAGGTAAACTGTTATATTCTCTACGATGAAGAAGGGAATGCCCTTGTCATCGACGCTGGTGACAATGCTGAAATGATCCTGGAAAAAATCAGCGCCCTCGGACTGAACCTGAAAATGGTTATCAGTACCCATGGCCACTTCGACCATGTGGGCGCCAACGGCCTGCTCAAGGAAAAAACGGGCGCAAAGCTGCTTATTCATGAAGCCGACAGAGAACTGCTCAAGCATGCCCCCCGGGCGGCGGCTTCTTTCGGCCTTAGAGCTGAAGAGCCGCCTCAAGCCGATGAATACATTTCGCATGGTCAGTTGATCGAGTGCGGATCAATCAAGATTGAAGTCATCCATACACCGGGGCACTCACCGGGCGGCGTATCACTCCTTTCTGACCATACCCTCTTTACAGGAGACACCCTTTTTGCCGGGTCCATAGGGAGAACCGATCTGCCCGGTGGCGTTCATGAACTGCTCCTCAAATCTGTATCTGAGAAACTCTTCTCACTGGCCGATACCGTTGAAATCCACCCCGGACATGGCCCTTCAAGCTCCATCGGGCATGAAAAGAAATATAATCCCTTCTTTGCTGCAGGTTCATTATACGGGTCGTAGATATGAAAAATATCAATCCCGATATTTATCGTAACTATGAACGGCTCGTTGAGATAAAGATTAAAGGCAAATGTTATCGCGTGCCGGAAAACAATTGTACGCTAAGAGCCTTTCAATTCATAGAAGCCGACTTTACAATGAGCAGGTTTTGCTGGAATGCCGAATGCGAAAACTGTCTCATCAAATTCAGGGAAGGCAATTCAGGAATAGATAAAACAGCCCTTGCCTGCCAGCAGGAGACCTTTGACGGTATGGTCATTACCCAACTTCCCTCCGGTATCAGCCTATAGTGCCGTGTCTCAAGTAATTAAAGAAAAAAAAATACTGCTCGGCGTCACGGGAGGCATTGCCGCCTACAAATCGGTTGAACTTTTACGTCTTTTCCAGAAGGAAGGCGCACAAGTGAGGGTCGTCATGACGGCCAATGCCGCCAGGTTCGTCACAGCTCTTACATTCAGGGCCATTTCAGGATTTCCCGTTATAACAGATATTTTTGACGCAGAAACGGAATCAGGCATCGATCACATCGGACTGACCGACTGGGCCGATCTCTTTGTCATCGCCCCTGCAACAGCCAATATTATAGGAAAAATGGCTGCAGGCCTTGGCGATGATTCCCTTTCTACGATGGCCCTTGCCTTTGACGGGGACTTCCTTCTGGCACCTGCCATGAATACAAAGATGTTTCAAAACAGGATTGTTCAGGAGAATATCAAGAAGCTGCAAAATCTGGATTATCATTTCAT from Deltaproteobacteria bacterium includes these protein-coding regions:
- a CDS encoding MBL fold metallo-hydrolase, with the translated sequence MNFETIEVGPLQVNCYILYDEEGNALVIDAGDNAEMILEKISALGLNLKMVISTHGHFDHVGANGLLKEKTGAKLLIHEADRELLKHAPRAAASFGLRAEEPPQADEYISHGQLIECGSIKIEVIHTPGHSPGGVSLLSDHTLFTGDTLFAGSIGRTDLPGGVHELLLKSVSEKLFSLADTVEIHPGHGPSSSIGHEKKYNPFFAAGSLYGS
- a CDS encoding bacteriohemerythrin yields the protein MPISMQWNEAMEVNVGEIDEQHKKLISIIKSLYDTFQSDKAVEEEKEILVELIKYTDYHFSKERELMLKYSYPERDEHLELHKEFTGKLKDFCQKHQVEKSAVSRDVLNFLIKWIINHIMNRDMKFGAFLNQRGVK
- a CDS encoding RecQ family ATP-dependent DNA helicase, whose product is MHKTLKKHFGYDRFREGQEAVISAIINGRSSAAIFPTGSGKSLCYQLPALHLEHLTLVISPLLALMQDQLDFLKSKNIPAASIDSTQSREEASTVMEDVRQGRTRILMISVERLKNEHFRNFIVKVPISLLVVDEAHCISEWGHNFRPDYLKLPDYQKAFNIPQALLLTATATPRVIEDMSKKFSIDKEQVVRTGFYRPNLNLSVEPAEEKEKDRLLSNWLDKRKEEPTIVYVTLQQTAEHVAKKLASYGIKARAYHAGMKSEVREEVQLAFMQGKTNCIVATIAFGMGIDKSNIRNIIHYDLPKSIESYSQEIGRAGRDGRESNCLVLAKGSNLNVLENFIYGDTPEKEGILKVLAEIKAAHQNWETRIVSLSASSNIRQLPLKTLLVYLEMKQVIKPLYSYFSEIRFKLLIAEEELIDTFKGERRDFVQSILKGSQKAKIWYTLDFETLYEQYGAERSRVVTALEYFHDKGYVFLESKQMTDVYEVLTPDLQVDSLAEALFRHFKEKERTEIKRIASMVRLFESDKCINGQLSVYFGDEKAPERCGHCSVCKGQVAAIATEESLAPLSEVSFNKLIKTFFSKLNNKPSTDMITRFLCGIPAPQFSSIKARSLPGFGTLSSYRYHDVLKWVNNHGE